One window of Streptococcus suis genomic DNA carries:
- the hisF gene encoding imidazole glycerol phosphate synthase subunit HisF, translated as MLAKRIIPCLDVKNGRVVKGVNFVNLTDVGDPVDTAKAYYEAGCDELVFLDITATHEERETTVDMVRRVADQVFIPFTVGGGIRSVDDMNKMLKAGADKVSVNSSAVANPSLIKECAEKFGSQCVVVAIDARKEVDGTWHVYVAGGRKDTGLDLLYWAKKVVELGAGEILLTSMDKDGTKSGFDVDMLNAVASVVTVPIIASGGAGNTNHILEVFEQTPATGALAASIFHYGQVSIAETKSAMRQNGIEVRLND; from the coding sequence ATGTTAGCAAAACGCATTATCCCCTGTCTGGACGTCAAGAACGGTCGGGTAGTCAAGGGGGTCAATTTTGTCAACTTGACGGATGTGGGAGACCCTGTGGACACAGCAAAAGCCTACTACGAGGCAGGCTGTGATGAATTGGTTTTTCTTGATATTACTGCGACGCATGAAGAACGCGAAACGACTGTGGACATGGTGCGGCGCGTGGCAGACCAAGTCTTTATTCCTTTTACCGTTGGCGGTGGCATTCGTTCCGTCGATGATATGAACAAGATGCTCAAGGCAGGGGCTGACAAGGTATCGGTCAATTCATCGGCGGTGGCCAATCCATCCTTGATCAAAGAATGTGCTGAAAAATTCGGCAGCCAATGTGTTGTGGTCGCTATTGATGCGCGCAAGGAGGTAGATGGAACTTGGCATGTCTACGTGGCTGGTGGTCGCAAGGATACCGGTCTAGATTTACTATATTGGGCCAAAAAGGTCGTCGAGCTCGGAGCTGGCGAAATCCTTTTGACCAGCATGGACAAAGACGGGACCAAGTCAGGCTTTGATGTGGACATGCTCAATGCTGTGGCGAGCGTGGTGACGGTTCCCATCATTGCATCGGGTGGCGCTGGTAATACGAACCATATCCTTGAGGTATTTGAACAGACACCGGCGACTGGAGCACTGGCAGCATCCATCTTTCATTATGGCCAAGTCAGTATTGCTGAAACCAAATCAGCTATGCGCCAGAATGGAATTGAGGTGCGATTAAATGATTAG
- a CDS encoding HAD family hydrolase — protein sequence MYQTLLFDLDGTLTDSGPGIIHSAAYALEKMGIADDNSSHLSRFIGPPLYESFAQFYGLNATETQQAVDYFREYFTSKGMFENHPYPGIPELLGKLQEQGKTLLIATSKPEIFAKQILAHFELDRYFTVIAGASLDDTRTNKGQIIAYALDQLEKINGKAVMIGDRKHDVSGAKQHQLDSIGVLYGYGDREELTTAGASHIVQTVEELEDLLG from the coding sequence ATGTACCAAACGCTTCTCTTCGACTTAGACGGAACATTGACCGATTCTGGTCCCGGCATTATCCATTCGGCTGCCTATGCCTTGGAAAAAATGGGCATTGCTGATGACAATTCCAGTCACTTGTCTCGCTTTATCGGACCACCTCTTTACGAATCATTTGCCCAGTTTTATGGACTGAATGCGACAGAAACCCAGCAGGCAGTCGATTATTTTCGGGAATATTTTACCAGCAAGGGAATGTTTGAAAACCATCCCTATCCCGGTATTCCGGAATTGTTGGGCAAATTGCAAGAGCAAGGAAAAACACTCCTCATCGCCACTTCAAAACCAGAAATCTTTGCCAAACAAATATTGGCCCATTTTGAATTGGACCGCTATTTTACAGTCATTGCAGGCGCAAGTTTGGATGACACGCGCACCAATAAGGGGCAGATTATTGCCTATGCGCTGGACCAACTGGAAAAAATCAATGGCAAAGCTGTCATGATTGGTGACCGTAAACATGATGTCAGCGGTGCCAAGCAACACCAGCTCGACAGTATCGGTGTCCTGTATGGCTATGGTGACCGAGAGGAATTGACAACTGCTGGTGCCAGCCACATTGTCCAAACGGTGGAAGAACTGGAAGATTTGTTGGGGTAG
- the hisI gene encoding phosphoribosyl-AMP cyclohydrolase — protein MISIDFAKQDGLVPVIVTDHETGLVLMLAYMNEESYQKTLETKQMHYWSRSRQELWHKGATSGHFQTVKSIKTDCDRDTLLISVEQVGAACHTGAYSCFFENIL, from the coding sequence ATGATTAGTATTGATTTTGCCAAGCAAGACGGACTGGTGCCTGTGATTGTCACTGACCATGAGACAGGTCTGGTCTTGATGCTGGCTTATATGAATGAAGAATCCTATCAAAAGACCTTGGAAACCAAACAGATGCATTACTGGAGCCGGTCGCGTCAGGAATTGTGGCACAAGGGTGCAACCAGTGGGCATTTTCAGACGGTTAAATCCATCAAAACAGATTGTGACCGCGACACCCTGCTCATTTCCGTCGAGCAAGTAGGGGCTGCCTGCCATACGGGTGCCTATAGTTGCTTTTTTGAAAACATACTCTAA
- a CDS encoding asparaginase, with the protein MKKILALHTGGTISMQTDNQGSVSSSSHNPMASLSTPLDTIQVVSVDFLNLPSPHIRLEHMMALYQEIKRQADEFDGFVITHGTDTLEETAYFLDTMAIPQKPIVITGAMRSSNDLGSDGVYNYLTALRVAADEKAADKGVLLVMNDEIHAAKYVTKTHTTNVSTFQTPTHGPLGLVTKREILFFKTAEPRVRFDLSEIAGTIPIIKAFADMETILLDSLDPGKLSGLVIEALGAGNLPPSILPAIHRLLAAGIPIVLVSRCFNGIAEPVYAYQGGGIQLEQEGILFVKELNAQKARIKLLIALNAGLKDQELTDYIQG; encoded by the coding sequence ATGAAAAAAATTCTGGCCCTCCACACTGGAGGAACCATTTCTATGCAGACCGACAATCAGGGGAGCGTCTCTTCTAGTTCCCACAATCCTATGGCCAGTCTTTCTACTCCCTTGGACACTATTCAGGTAGTGTCTGTTGATTTTTTGAACCTGCCAAGTCCCCATATTCGATTGGAACACATGATGGCGCTCTACCAAGAAATCAAGCGACAGGCGGATGAATTTGACGGCTTTGTCATCACTCATGGCACCGATACCTTGGAAGAGACAGCCTATTTCTTGGATACCATGGCCATTCCTCAAAAGCCAATTGTTATCACAGGAGCCATGCGCTCTTCCAATGATTTGGGTAGTGATGGTGTCTATAATTATCTGACAGCCCTGCGTGTCGCCGCAGATGAAAAGGCGGCAGATAAGGGGGTTCTGCTGGTCATGAACGATGAAATCCATGCCGCAAAATATGTGACCAAGACCCATACGACAAATGTTTCTACTTTCCAGACTCCGACCCACGGTCCTCTGGGGCTTGTAACCAAACGGGAAATCCTCTTTTTCAAAACTGCTGAGCCACGTGTTCGCTTTGATTTGTCAGAAATTGCAGGAACCATTCCTATCATCAAAGCTTTTGCAGATATGGAGACCATTCTCCTTGATTCTCTAGACCCTGGTAAACTTTCCGGCCTTGTGATTGAGGCCCTTGGAGCTGGAAATCTGCCTCCATCTATCTTGCCAGCAATCCACCGCTTGCTGGCAGCAGGAATTCCGATTGTGCTGGTTTCTCGTTGCTTTAACGGTATTGCCGAGCCTGTCTACGCCTACCAGGGAGGCGGTATCCAACTAGAGCAAGAAGGTATCCTCTTTGTCAAGGAGCTGAATGCTCAAAAAGCCAGAATCAAGCTCTTGATTGCCTTAAATGCAGGTCTGAAGGATCAGGAATTGACTGACTATATACAGGGATAA
- the hisE gene encoding phosphoribosyl-ATP diphosphatase, with amino-acid sequence MLETLYHEALNRKRNPKEGSYTNYLYGKGLDKILKKVGEEATEVVIAAKNADKEEIANETADLLYHMAVLLVETGVSLEEIEAVLQVRQGKVSKTSDRREISDY; translated from the coding sequence ATGCTAGAAACCTTGTACCATGAAGCCCTGAACCGTAAGCGTAATCCAAAAGAAGGGTCCTATACTAACTACTTGTACGGCAAAGGCTTGGATAAAATTCTCAAGAAAGTTGGGGAAGAGGCGACAGAAGTTGTGATTGCCGCCAAAAACGCCGACAAGGAAGAAATTGCCAATGAAACAGCTGATTTGCTCTATCATATGGCTGTTCTGCTGGTGGAAACTGGCGTGAGCTTGGAAGAAATCGAAGCTGTTTTGCAAGTTCGTCAAGGAAAAGTCAGTAAAACCAGCGACCGCCGAGAAATTAGTGACTACTAA